From the genome of Vicia villosa cultivar HV-30 ecotype Madison, WI linkage group LG2, Vvil1.0, whole genome shotgun sequence, one region includes:
- the LOC131652267 gene encoding uncharacterized protein LOC131652267 — MKPVWMTLQPKENFGPKAPLTTHAQTHYLSQLLQLIPKILLPPLNRIPYPHTSPTSKPNILPPLVRTPKTNVVVRHIHPTELRDCRAKGLCFRCDEKWNPSHCCSRKVLILLGDEYEEPDLEPEDHPPDEISALTVCTETIITGVPGVRLRCSNNLRKAKRKSYNSYVGVEVRIGL, encoded by the exons ATGAAGCCCGTTTGGATGACACTCCAACCCAAGGAAAATTTTGGTCCAAAGGCCCCACTCACAACCCATGCCCAAACACATTATCTATCCCAACTTCTACAACTAATTCCCAAAATACTTCTCCCACCCCTAAACCGAATACCCTACCCCCATACTTCTCCCACCTCTAAACCAAATATCCTACCCCCATTAGTACGCACGCCTAAAACCAATGTTGTTGTTCGTCACATACATCCGACTGAACTCCGGGATTGCCGTGCCAAGGGGTTATGTTTCAGATGCGATGAAAAATGGAATCCATCCCATTGTTGCAGTAGAAAGGTTCTTATCCTCTTGGGTGATGAATACGAGGAACCAGATCTAGAGCCCGAGGACCACCCACCGGATGAAATTTCAG ctttaacagtctgcacggaaacgatcataactggagttccaggagtccgattgaggtgTTCTAATAATctacggaaagctaagagaaagagctacaattcttatgttggagtcgaagtcagaatcggactgtag